Within the Setaria viridis chromosome 3, Setaria_viridis_v4.0, whole genome shotgun sequence genome, the region TGCCTAAAGATGGAGGACGGGGGCGTGACAGCTCACCCAGACAACACGAACCCAACCCCAACCGGCGCGATCGAACCAGACGGCCGCGCGAGCCaagcctagcccccgagccctaGCGCCACCATGACCGCGACCGGCACGGACCCGAGAATACGAGACCGTGGCTGGGGTAAAagcggaagaagaaaaaaacggGAGCGGAAGAAAAGAACTGGCAGACGCCTATGGGGGGGAGGGAAACGGCGGCCATACCTGTGGTGGTGGGGGAGGGCACCGCGGCCGTGGTGCGCGTCGGAGGTCCCGATGCCGGCGCCGGAGCGCGACGggagaggcgaggcggagcggaggtTGGAGCCGCGGGTGTAGGAGGGCCCGCTCGGGGGCGGCATCAGCAGCTTGTCCGCGGGCACGGGCGAGCGGCGCTGGATCTTGGCGCTCTGCTGACCGCGCAGCGGCGAGGCGCCGCTCCCGGacgcgccgtcgcggcggccgcgcagGCGCTTGTTCTGGCCCCACTGGAGCAGCACctcggcgccgccaccggcgacggcggcgcttgGGGAGGCCGGGTCGGAGAAGTCGGAGAGGTGGTGTTGGTTGTTGCCGTGGTCGCGCGCCGGGCTCCgggtcgcggcggcggtggcgaccaACGAGGACGGCGCGGCCTGCGCCGGCGGCTGAGGGGCGCGAGCGCGCGGCTTGGGCTCGAGCGATGTCGAGGCCAGGAACGCCGCGAGGCGGGAGCTGTCGGTGGCGACGGCCGGCGAGGCGTCGTCCTTGCTCGATCtcggggccggcgcggccggcggcttCCTGCTGCCGCTACcactgccggcggcggcgatgccatTGGGGAGCGGGAGGCAATCCGAGCTAGGCCTCTGGAATCTGCAGCAAAATCAATCAATGGAAAGACGAGTCAGCGACTGGATCGGGCAAGAACATGGTCGAGCACTTCGAACAAGGGATTGAAGGAAGGGCAAATTCTCGTATTTGTGCGAGAATTCGAAACCAGAAAAATCACCACGCTCGCAAACTGCAAAACTTCAGACTAAACGAGCAGCTCAGAGATCTGTGAAGAGAAATTCAGCACAGAACGCGAACGGAAATTCAGAACGAAAAGCTGCAATATATGAGAACGGAACCGAGACTATAGCGAAGAACCGAAACTAACTGGCGAAATACAGCCGCGAGACGCGAGAATAACCGTACCACAGATCAAACGGCGCATCAACGAACCTGCGGAAAGAAGACGGCATAGAACACAGAACGACTGCGAACAAGCCAAACAAGGGAGGGACTTCTCAAATCAGCCGGCGGGAGCCGGAACGCCGGGCCAACGAACACCAGCGCAGGAGACGAGAACGCAAAATCGCAACTTTGATCTCAAGAAAGAACACCGCACGAGAAGACCAAGAACGCAGAACGAATcgctgcagcggcagcggcaggcgaTGGGATTGGGGGGATTCGCGTACCTCATCATGTCCAATGCCGGCGCTGGCTTCGACGGGCTCGACGACGCGACATCTCGAGCAACCGCGACGGCCTCCGCGGAGCCACGCATCGAATCGGCGTCCTCCACTCTCTCTTCCTCGGCTCCTGGTTCTACAATCGCGCGCGCACTCCGTCCCCTGCAACCTCGGCGTCTCGCTCTACAGATCAACCATCTGAGCCGACGATACCGAGGAGAGATCGCACGGTACGAAGGTTCTTGCGAAATCTGACAGCTAGAACAGAGAGGAGCGGGGAGCCGGAGAGAGcacagcaatggcggaggggaGCAGAGCCCGAATGCCCGAGGCTTTATCGTTTCCACTCTGCCAACAATGCCCTCCACTCTCCGCACCTATTCTCGCCTCTGCCACCTCTACGCCCGCGCAGGAGTGCACCTGCGACCCTGTGGCACTCCTGAGGTTTAGCCTCAACGCCGATGGGCATTTCGGTAATTCGCCCCATGGCATACCGTGCGATTAGCACCGGCCGCCGAGGCCTATTTGGTAAATTGGTCGATGGCATGGTGTGTGATTAACTCGAAATCCCCCGGGGATTTGCATAAGAACTCACGTTCTACTCCTGCACTGCTAAATTCTTACAAGCTAGTGTTGAGATACATACGCCACCGAAGCTACCAGCCACCACGTCACTTAGTCACTGGCACGTGGGCCATACTTGACACCATGCCACATCATCGCCGCAGTCCAGATAAGCCAAACTGCAGCCCTCATGTAGCCAACGACCGTGATCTGATCACTGGGGACGTGGACGGCGATTACTCTCCTAAACTTGGCAGCAACTGGGACATTTTCCGCTCTGAGCACCTAACTAGGCAAGTGGCTCACTGACGTGTGGGGTCCGGTGCATCTTGGCTTGGGGTAAGCGGGAAGGATGTTGACCGCGGGATTCCTGACGGACGGGTGGGATTCGATAGCGTGG harbors:
- the LOC117850230 gene encoding uncharacterized protein produces the protein MRGSAEAVAVARDVASSSPSKPAPALDMMRFQRPSSDCLPLPNGIAAAGSGSGSRKPPAAPAPRSSKDDASPAVATDSSRLAAFLASTSLEPKPRARAPQPPAQAAPSSLVATAAATRSPARDHGNNQHHLSDFSDPASPSAAVAGGGAEVLLQWGQNKRLRGRRDGASGSGASPLRGQQSAKIQRRSPVPADKLLMPPPSGPSYTRGSNLRSASPLPSRSGAGIGTSDAHHGRGALPHHHRSAEEQRAGGKPSAAAAAGKQQRQAADKAHKAGLGPVMGLGVPDPKQQQQQGGSGSQQQQQAGGAGASSSAKPAPKLELPRIYTTLSRKEKEEDFMAMKGTKLPQRPKRRPKNVEKAVNFICPGTWLTDVTRSRYEVREKKCPKKQQKHRGLKGMESMDSDSD